The DNA sequence GCGGACACTGCGGTACTACGAGTCGCGCGGGCTGCTGCCCGCGCGGCGCGACGGCCACGGCCATCGCACCTACGACGAGGGCGACGTCCGGCTCCTGGAGCAGATCAGGACGCTTCAGGACTTCGGCTTCGACCTGGAGGAGACCCGGCCGTTCGTGGAGTGTCTGCGCTCCGGGCATCCGGCCGGTGACTCCTGTCCGGCGTCGGTGGCCGTGTACCGCCGCAAGCTGGCCGAACTCGACGCCCTGATGGAGGAGTTGGGCGCGGTTCGGGCACAGGTCGGCGCGCAGCTGGAGCGGGCCGAGCGGGCGCTCGTGGAACTGGCCGCCGACGCGGACGCTCCGGGCGGTCCGGAGCCGCTGTGCGAACTCGCTGTGCGAACCGAGCGACGTGGTGGATGACGTAAGGGGTGGTGGACGGACATGAGTGGTGTGCGGGCCGAGGGTCTGGCCGAGGTGACGGACGCGGATTTCGGATTCGAGGTGCTGAGCGGTGAGCGGCCGGTGCTCGTGCAGTTCACGGCGGAGTGGTGCGGGCCGTGCCGGCAGCTGGCTCCGGTGCTCGGCGATATCGCGCGGGAGGAGGCGGAGCGGCTGAAGGTGGTGCGGATCGACGTGGACCGGAATCCGGAGACGACGGTCGCTTACGGCGTGCTTTCCACGCCGACGCTGATGGTGTTCCGCGACGGCGAGCCGGTGTGGCAGGTCGTCGGGGCGCGGGCGAAGCGGAAGCTGCTGGGCGAGCTGGAGGGGGCGGGCGTGCTCTGAGCCCCCGCGGCCGCCCGGTCCCCGCCCCGGCCCTCGTCCGGCCTGGGCCTCGCCCCGCCGCCATCCGGCCTTGGCCAACCTTGGCCCCGCCCCGGTCGGAGATGAGAAAAGCCCCGGTGTCATTGACGCCCGGGGCTTTTCTCTGCGTATAGTGGATTCTTTCGCATTGCTCTGCGCATTTGGGCGCACGAGTAGTACGGGAATCGTTATGACAGCACTGTATCTGGCGAGGGGCTGAATTGTCAACCGAGGAATTGCGGGAAGAGCAGCAATTCGTCTCCGGGCTGTACGCGCGCCTCGACGCGCTGCGCGAGGAGGCCGAGTCCGCCGTGAGCGCGTCGCTCCAGCAGGTCGGCAACGGCCTCCAGGCGCGCCTGGAGCGCGACGTCCTGGTGGCCGAGCGGTCCGGGCTGCTCGCCGCGCTCGACTCCAGTGAGAACGGGCTGTGCTTCGGGCGGCTCGCGTTCCGCGACGGCCGCGACCACCACATCGGGCGGATCGGCATCCGCGCCTCCGACACGGAGCGCACGCCGCTCGTCATCGACTGGCGCGCGGACGTCGCGCGCCCCTTCTACCTCGCCACCGGGCACACCCCGATGGGGCTGCGCAGACGGCGGCACATCACCACCCGGGGCCGCGAGGTCACCGCTCTCCACGACGAGATCCTCGACCTCGACGACGCGACCCGCACCGGGCACGAGGGCGCCGACGCCGACGAGGTGCTGCTCGCCGCCCTCGGCTCCGCGCGCACCGGCCGCATGCAGGACATCGTGCAGACCATCCAGGCCGAGCAGGACCGCATCATCCGCGCCCCGCACCGCGGGGTCCTCGTCGTCGAGGGCGGCCCCGGCACCGGCAAGACCGTCGTCGCGCTGCACCGCGCGGCGTATCTGCTGTACGCGCACCGGGAGTTGCTCGCCAAGCGGGCCGTCCTGATCGTCGGGCCCAACCCGGCCTTCCTCGGCTACATCAGCGACGTGCTGCCCGCGCTCGGCGAGACCGGGGTGCTGCTCGCCTCGCTCGGCGAGCTGTTCCCCGGGGTCACGGCGACCGGCAGGGACACGCCCGCGGCAGCCGAGGTCAAGGGCCGCGCCGAGCTGGCCGACGTGCTGCGGCGGGCCCTGGAGGACCGGCAGCGACTGCCCGAGCCCGGGGCCCCGCTGATCATCGAGCACGACGACGGCGACCTCGTCCTGGACTGGGAGATCGCCTACGAGGCGCGGGCCGCGGCGCGCGAGACCGAGCTGCCGCACAACCTCGCGCGGCCCACGTTCGCCTTCCACGTCATCGACGCGCTCACCGCGCAGCTCGCCGAGCGCATCGGCCACGACCCGTACGGCGGGCCCAACTTCCTCGGGCCCGACGACATCGCCCAGCTCGGCAAGGGCATCGCGGCCAGCGCCGAGGTGCACGCGGCGATCGAGGAGCTGTGGCCCGCGCTCACCCCGCAGCGGTTCGTCACCGACTATCTGGAGGAGCCCGCGCACCTGGCCGACGCGGACGCCGCCGCCGTGCGCCGGGCCCCCGGCGCGGCCTGGACGCCCGCCGACGTACCGCTGCTCGACGAGGCCGCCGAGCTGCTCGGCAAGGACGACAGCGCGGCGCTCGCCCGCGCGGAGGCGGAGCGGCAGCGGCAGGTCGCGTACGCGCAGGGCGTGCTGGACGTGTCGTACGCGTCGCGTACGTACGAGTTCGAGGACAAGGACGACGAGGACGCCGAGGTCCTCCTGGCGCACGACATCATGGACGCCGAGCGGATGGCCGAGCGGCACGAGGAGGCCGACCACCGCGGTGCGGCCGAGCGGGCCGCCGCGGACCGGACCTGGGCGTTCGGGCACATCATCGTCGACGAGGCGCAGGAGCTGTCCGCGATGGCCTGGCGGCTGCTCATGCGGCGCTCGCCGACGCGGTCCATGACGCTCGTCGGCGATCCCGCGCAGACGGCGGAGGCCGGGGGTGTCGGCTCCTGGGCGGACATCCTCGCGCCGTACGTCGAGGAGCGGTGGGAGTTCGCGCGGCTCGGCGTCAACTACCGGACGCCCGCGGAGATCATGGCCCTCGCGGCGGAGGTGCCCCGCAGGGCGGGGCGGCCCGACTTCGAACCGCCGCGGTCGGTACGGGCCACCGGCGTGGAGCCCTGGGCCCGGCGCGTGGCCTGCGGTGCGCTGGCGGGCGCCGTCGCGGAGGCCGTCGCGGACGCTCCCCGCGAGGGGCGGCTCGCGGTCATCGCTCCCCGTGACCTCCACGCGGAGCTTGCCGTGAAGCTGCCCGGCGTCACCGCGGGGGAGCTGCCCGACCTCACCCGGCCCGTCGTCCTCCTCGATCCCCGGCAGGCCAAGGGCCTCGAATTCGACACGGTGTTCGTGGTCGAGCCGTCCCGCTTAGACGTCAGCGACCTGTACGTCGCCCTGACCCGAGCCACCCAACGCCTCGGCCTCCTCCACACGGGCCCGCTCCCGGACACCCTGCCCCCGGGACTCGCGGCGGACTGAGGTCGGGGCGCGGGGCTCGTCTCGGGCTTGGCCTCAGGCTGACGCCGGGGCCCTGGGCTCGCCTGGGGCTGACGCCGGGGCCTGGTTCGGCGGCGGTGGCGTGCCGCGGTCGCTCCCGGGCCCCGCGAGGGCGCCCCGCCGCGCGCGCCCGGGCCCACCCCAGTCAGCCCCTGCGCGGCTCCCGGGCCCTGCGATGCCCCAGCCCCGCGCGGATCCCCGGCTGCGCGAAGCCGCCGCGCTGCGCGCAGCCAGGGGCGGGCCCGCCCACCCGCCCCCACCATGCCCAGGCGGCGGGGGTGGCGGGCGGGCCCACCCCGGCGCCGGATTCCCGGCCCGCTCCCGGGCGCCCAGACGCAGGCAGCAGCCAGGCCCCGGCCCCTCACGCCCCCACCCGCCAGACCCCGCCGGCCCCGCGGCCGGGCCAGTCCTCCTGGGTCCACGCGACACGCAGGCGCGCGCCCTCGACGCAGTCGGTGAGGACGCCGAGGTGGATGCGGGGGCAGCGGTCGAGGTGCTCGCGGTAGGCCCCGTACAGATCGGGGAACTCGTAGTCGTCCGCGTAGCCGTCGAGGTCGGTGGCGGTCATCATCGGCCCACTGTCCTGAGGGGCGTGGCCGTCGCGAGCAAGGCGCGCAGGTAGCGGCTGTCGCACAGGGCTCCGGGGTGCTGCGGCAGCACCACCCAGCGGGAGAGCACGGTCGCGTGGCCGGGGCGCGGGACACCTAGGTAGGTGCCGGTGGTGAGCCGTTCGGCCGGGCCGTCCCAGTCGGCGCCCGGCGCGGCGAGGACGTAGTACGGGCCGCTGCTGCTGCGGAGGTCCCGGATCACCGGCCCGTCCAGCCAGGTTTCCAGGGCGGTGGCCACCGTGTGCGGCGCGTCGCTGCCGACCGCGTCGTGGACGCGCTCGGCCGTGACACGGATCGCGTCGAATCGGCGGCCGAGGGGCAGGAGCGCGACGCCGTGCTTCTCCCACTCCGCCCACACCTTGCCCGGCCTCGGGTCGGCCTCCGCCAGCCACTGCGATACGGCCCTGTGCAGTTCGGTGTCCACGATGTGCCCCTATCGTCGCTGATCAGGTGTGATGGCGACGGTAGGGGCAGTACACGAGAGGCGAGGACCGGATTCCGGTCCCCTCCTCATGCCGCCAAGATGCCTACCGCGACAGCCAGTTCCGACGCCCGGCGCCGTCGCTCCGACTGCTTCGACTCAACCTCTTCGAGAATGATCCGGCGCGCGTAGCCGTTGTAGGCGATCGTCTCCGGGGCCGAGCGGTGAGCC is a window from the Streptomyces spectabilis genome containing:
- the trxA gene encoding thioredoxin, with translation MSGVRAEGLAEVTDADFGFEVLSGERPVLVQFTAEWCGPCRQLAPVLGDIAREEAERLKVVRIDVDRNPETTVAYGVLSTPTLMVFRDGEPVWQVVGARAKRKLLGELEGAGVL
- a CDS encoding MerR family transcriptional regulator, translating into MRIGELASRVGTTTRTLRYYESRGLLPARRDGHGHRTYDEGDVRLLEQIRTLQDFGFDLEETRPFVECLRSGHPAGDSCPASVAVYRRKLAELDALMEELGAVRAQVGAQLERAERALVELAADADAPGGPEPLCELAVRTERRGG
- a CDS encoding HelD family protein produces the protein MSTEELREEQQFVSGLYARLDALREEAESAVSASLQQVGNGLQARLERDVLVAERSGLLAALDSSENGLCFGRLAFRDGRDHHIGRIGIRASDTERTPLVIDWRADVARPFYLATGHTPMGLRRRRHITTRGREVTALHDEILDLDDATRTGHEGADADEVLLAALGSARTGRMQDIVQTIQAEQDRIIRAPHRGVLVVEGGPGTGKTVVALHRAAYLLYAHRELLAKRAVLIVGPNPAFLGYISDVLPALGETGVLLASLGELFPGVTATGRDTPAAAEVKGRAELADVLRRALEDRQRLPEPGAPLIIEHDDGDLVLDWEIAYEARAAARETELPHNLARPTFAFHVIDALTAQLAERIGHDPYGGPNFLGPDDIAQLGKGIAASAEVHAAIEELWPALTPQRFVTDYLEEPAHLADADAAAVRRAPGAAWTPADVPLLDEAAELLGKDDSAALARAEAERQRQVAYAQGVLDVSYASRTYEFEDKDDEDAEVLLAHDIMDAERMAERHEEADHRGAAERAAADRTWAFGHIIVDEAQELSAMAWRLLMRRSPTRSMTLVGDPAQTAEAGGVGSWADILAPYVEERWEFARLGVNYRTPAEIMALAAEVPRRAGRPDFEPPRSVRATGVEPWARRVACGALAGAVAEAVADAPREGRLAVIAPRDLHAELAVKLPGVTAGELPDLTRPVVLLDPRQAKGLEFDTVFVVEPSRLDVSDLYVALTRATQRLGLLHTGPLPDTLPPGLAAD